The Bifidobacterium animalis subsp. animalis ATCC 25527 genomic interval CTGAGCTTGCGGTCGGGGAATCTGCGCACGAAGCGGTACGGCGCGCTCACATGGTCGCTCGGGCCGATTGGCTGACGGAGCATCGAGATGCCTATGCCGTCGCGCGGGCTGAACAGATCGCGGATGCATCGCTCTTTGTCTGTGACGCGATTGTGCCACAGCCAGCTCGTCGCCTCGGTGATCGATGCGCCGAAGCCGTCGATGGGCTGGCGCACGCGAGTCGTGTCGATGCTGAGCGTGGGGGCGCTGGCGTGTGCCGTGCTCTCCGGAGTGCGTCCCACACGCAAACAGGCATTCCCAAGCGGCGCGAACGCGGCGGCGAGCGTGGTGCCCTGCGCATTCGCGTATGTTGAGAATGCCTGAATCATAGCCCCAGTCTAGCGCTGCGAGAAACGGCATGCGCAGCCGTGCGCCGACGGCGGGGCAAACGTGGCGTCAGTTCTGCGGGCAGACCGCTATGACGTCGATCTCGACGAGCGCCCCCTTGGGGATCATGTTGTTGCCGAACGCCACTCGTGCGGGCTTGACCGTGCCGGTGAACACTTTCGCATACTCGGTGTCGACCTCTTTGAAATCCTCCACATTGCGCAGGTAGATCGTGGCGCGGCAGACGTGCTCGATACCGCATCCGGCTGCATCGAGGATCGCCTTGATGTTCTTGAGCGCGCGTGCCGCCTGGCTGGCTGCGGTGACACCGTCGAGGTCGCCGGTGGACGGGTCGATGCCGAGCTGGCCGGAGACGAACACGAATCCGTTCGCCTTGACGGCCTGGCTGTATGCGCCGAGCGCGGACGGCGCTTCCGTGGTTGCCACTGCCTGCAGATTCTCGTACATGATGTTCCTTTCGCTCGCTGGCGTGAATCTATGCTCTGGTTTAGCACCTCGAGTGTGCACGTGGGCTCATGTTTCATATTGCAGACTACTTGCGGCGGCCCAGGCCGCTTCCCCACTGCCCTACGCGAATGTTTCACGTGAAAGATTGGGGAACCACGCATCTTCGATGTTCTGCGGATTGCGGATATGGAAGAGGCCGGGGTGCAGAATGAACTGCACCCCGGCCGTATGAGAGGAGGGAACGAATCAGCCCTTCACGGCACCGGCCATGATGCCGGAGACCAGTTGCTTGCCGGCGAAGAAGAACAGCAGCAACAGCGGGGCGGTGGTGAGCACGACGCCTGACATCACGATTGTATAGTCGGTGAAGTAGGCACCCTTGAGCGTTGCGGCCGCCACGGTGAGCATCTTGTTCTTGTTCGGACCGAGAATGAGCATGGGCCAGAAGTAGTTGGTCCACTGGGCAATGAAGGTGAAGAGGAACAGCATCGCGGCCGCCGGGCGTGCGGCGGGGATGGCTACGTGCAGGAAGGTGCAGAACATGGAGCACCCGTCCACGCGAGCGGCCTCGATGAGTTCGTAGGGCAGTGCATCGCCGATGTACTGGGTCATCCAGAACACGCCGAATGCGCTGACCAGTCCGGGGATGATCACGGCCCACAGCGAGCCGAACAGGCCGGCTTTGTTGGCCATGATGTACAGCGGGACGACGCTGAGCTGCTGCGGGATCGTCATCGTGGCGACGACGAGCATGAGCAGCGCGTTACGGCCGCGGAAGCGCAGTTTCGAGAACGAGTAGCCGGCGAGCGTCGAGAAGAACACGGTGGAAATCGAAACGATGGTGGCCACCAGGAAGGTGCCGCCGAGCGCCTCCCAGAACTTCATGGCACCGAAGGCGCGGGCGATGTTCCTGAACAAGTCGGTGCCCGGAATCATCGCCGGCATGTTCGTGCTGTACGGCGAGCAGTATGCGCAGATTCTCGAGCAATTCGGCGAGGCCTGCGGCATGGGTGCCGACGAGGTGGCGAACGAGACCGCCGAGGTGCGCAAGGCGATCGCCGAAGTGCGTGAGACCACGCTCACCGCTGGCTGGGACGACGCCTGGTTCCGTAGGGCCTACGACGCCAACGGCAACCCGGTGGGCACGAATGAAGACAGCGAAGGCAAGATCTACATCGAACCGCAGGGCATGTGCGTGATGGCCGGCATCGGCGTCGACGACGGCAAGGCGGCCAAGGCGCTCGAATCGACGAAAGGAGCTACTCACCTGCCGCTGGGGCACCGCGATCCTCGCGCCCGTATACTCCACCTACCGCATCGAGTTGGGCGAGATCTCCTCATACCCACGCGGCTATAAGGAGAACGGCGGCATCTTCTGCCACAACCACCCGTGGATCTCCATTGCGAATGCCGAGATTAACAACAACGACGAGGCCTTCAACGTGTACAAGCGCACCTGCCCTGCCTACACCGAGGAGTATTCCGAGATTCACCGCACCGAGCCGTACGTGTACTGCCAGATGGTCGCCGGCCCCGAGGCGCCGAACCCGGGCGAGGGCAAGAACAGCTGGCTCACCGGCACCGCGGCATGGACCTTCGTGGACGTCTCCCAGCATCTGCTCGGCGTACAGCCCACATTCGACGGCCTGAAGATCGAGCCGCACCTGCCGCCCAACTTCGGCGAGCTGCATATCGAGCGCACATGGCGTGGCACACGGTACATCATCGACGTCACCCGCACCGGCGAACAGTCGCTCACCGTGGACGGCCAGCCGGTCTCCGGCACCGTTGTCCCAACCGCAGCAACAGGAACCGAGGAGGTGCATGTAGCTCTGACAATCTGACTCTGATTTTTTCTTCTTCCACTTCCGCGAGGTCCGCAGGGCGCCATCCCTGCGGACCTCGTTTGCAATCCGGGTGGCCGAAATCCATGTGGCCGATTGCGTGCCCACGCCACGAGCCAAAACGAAAAAGTCTGGAATATCGGCATTTCGGTATTCCAGACTTCTCAACATGGTGGGCTCAATGGGATTCGAACCCACGGCCTTTCGCTCCGGAGGCGAACGCTCTATCCACTGAGCTATGAGCCCATGCCTGCACTACTTTACACGTTCGCCTGACTTTCCGCCAGCAGGCGCGTATGTAATGCGGACACCGAATGGCGGTCGCGATACGACCGATCAGTACATGAGCGTGGCCAGGCGGCGACGTGCACGTGCGAGACGCTCGTCGGCGGCCTCGGGAATGAGGAAGTACTCGAGCATGCGTTCGCGAATCGGCTCCACCGCATCCGGATGAGCTGCCAGGTAGTCGAGCAGACGGTCGAAGGCATCCTGAATCTGGCCGCCGATCATATCGACGTCGGCCACGGCCAGCTGCGCGTCAAGGTCGTCCGGATTTGCCGCGGCCTTCTCGCGTGCCTCACGCACGTCCGCATTCGCGGAACGGGCAAGCAGCAGCGCCTTCGCACGCTCGCGCTTGGCGAGTTCGTCGTCCGGCTCACGTTCGAGAACCTGTTCGTAGGCGTCGGCAGCGCCCGCATAATCGCCCTCCTGGGCCAAACGGTGCGCTTCGGCGTGCTCAGGCGGCACGGCGGGTTCCTTCTGCGTGTCTTCCTTGCCGTCGTCGGCGTTCTGCAGCGTGATGTACGGCGCGGTACCGGTGACACCGGCCTGTGCCGCGACCTGCACGAGTTGCGGGAGCACCTGCGTGGTGATCTGCGTCATTTCGTCACCTTGCGGCATGCCCTGCAGAATCGGCATTGGTCGGCCGCCAATCAGCGCGAACAACGCGGGCGCACCCTGCACGCCGAATGCCTGCGCGATCTCGGGTTCGCGGCTCACGTCGATGCGCGCGAGCTGCAGCTTGCCGTCCATGCCGTTGACCGCGTCGCCGAGTTCGCGGGCCATGTCGAACAGGCGATTGTCGGTGGGCACCCACATGAAGATGACAATCGGGTAGGTCGCCGACGCCTGCGCCACGGCCTGGAAATTGCTCTGTGTCACATCGATCACATAGCCACCCGCGGCCGGTGCGCCACCTGCTTGCCCCGGCTCCGCCTTGACCTGATGCTTGAGTCCCTCGAGGTCGATGGCCCCTGCCAATGAGATTCCCGGCTTGATTTCACGTTCCGGCATGATGCCCCTTTCCGCGCGTGTTCGCGCGCTGTTGAACGTTTGCAATATGCGTGTGCAAAAAACTGTTAGATCGCCTCGACCTTGACTGGCTGGCGTTCCGCGCCCACCGCCGTGATCTTCGCGTTCGCCTTGGCCGACGGTATGTAGAGTGCGACCACGTTCACATAGGTGACGCGCATCGTGCTCGTGGCCTTCGCGTCGCCGAACAATGCCTTCTCGGAATCCGACGCCGGCTGGGACTCACGTCCCTCGCCCGCTGCGCGCGTCCACACCGAGTTGATCTGCGCCACTACCAGATCGCCGCCGTCAGCCGCACGCATGATGCGCATCTGGCCGTCCACCGGTTCGAAGGTCTGCGTTTGCGTGCCCTTGTTGCGCTCCATGCCCTGTTGCACGGTCTGCGAAAGCGTGGCGAGCTCCTGACGCAGGTAATCGTTGTCGAAATCGCCTGCATACTGGCTCTTGTCGCCGTTCTGCAGCACGTCCGCGTAACGCTTCACCGCTTCCTTCGGCGTCATCTTGAGATTGTCGTCGTTGTCGGCGCCCATCTGCGCGCCGATCTGCGGCACGGTGAACTTCGGCATCTGCACGCCTTGGAACAGGCGCGCGACTCCCCACAGCTTGTAATTCTGCCGTGCGCTTTCCTGATCGAACACGAGCAGGCGCTTCGACTGCTGGTCCTGCGTGGTCGTGGTGATCGTGAACACGCTGCGCGGCCATCCGCTATCGGTCGGGATGATCGTCTGTGTGATCGCATCGGGAATCTCGGTCTTCGGATCGAGATTGCCGGTTTTCTGCGCCACGGCGAGCTCGCTTCTGCGAATCTCGAGTTCCGGGCCCGACATCGCACGGTCGAGGCCGTCTGCCGACTTTGCATTGTTGCATTGCTGGATCGCGTCGAGCAGCTTCTTGCGTATCGCTTTTTCCTGCTCGGTGGTGAGATTCGGCGACGCCGAAGCTGAGGCGGTCGCCTGCACTGGTTCCGGCAATTGCCCTTCGCATGCGCCAAGCGTCACGCACATGCACAACGCAAGGCCGGCTGCACCCAGAGAAACGGCTTTCCTATGCGTGTTCATTTGCCCTCCTTGTCGCCCGACTCGGCGGCCGCGGACTGCTCCCCTTCGGTTTCTTCCTGAGAGGCTTCCCCGCCCTCGCTCGTCTCGGTGACGTCTTCGGGTTCCGTGGATTCAGTGGATTCATTGGACTCCGCAGACTGCTCGTCTTCGGAGGATTCAGATTCGTCGGTATCCTGCACGCGCTCGGCCTCCGGCTTGCCCTGCTCGGACGGCGTGGACGATTCCATGCCGACTTCGCGGGCCAGACGTGTGAAGTAGTCCTGCAGCTCGGCTTCGGTGATCACCGAAGTGGTGGTGCCATCGGTGGCAGACCCGTCGTTGGAGACCGTTCGCGTGCCCGTTTCGCTCGCCTCATCGGAGCCATTCGCCACGGAGACCTCCACGCTGGCGTTCTCATTCGCCTGCTGTGCCTGTTCCGCTACCAGATTTCGTGCGTGCGGATCCACGATGGTCGGGGTTGTCGGCTGCTCATCCTCCTGCTTGCCGGCATGCCTGCCGTGACGTGGACCATCCTTGGTCTTGGACTTGCCCTTGCTCCGCGGTTTCAGCGCCGCGAGGGAGCCTGCAAGCGCCTCGCCTATCTTCGGTTCGTCCTTGCGCTGTTCCTGCCGTTCCTGACGGGCACGTTCGGCGTCTTCGCTCACTTTCTTGCGGCGCGCACTCATGTCCATGGCGAACACCGAGGCGCACAGCACGGCGAGCACCGCACACAGGCCGCCCGCGAAATACCACGGGATGGAGAAGTTCGGAATGTCATGACGGGTCCAATGCATCTCAAGCGAGCCATCGGAAACCTTCTGACCGAAGTCCGCGAGCACCACATCGGTGTCGGAGGCATTCTTGAGGTCGAGCGATGCCTTGCCGGCACCGCAGTTGACCTCTTTCCACATATTCGAATCCTTGAAGGCGACGTCGGCGTCGGAGGTGTTCGCCTCGCCTTGTGCACCCTGTTCGGCGTAAGACAGTGTGGACCAATTGGAAAGTCCGGTGATGCGTTCGTATGACTGCCCCGCCAGCCAACCAGCCGCATCCTTGGGCGATGTGAGCGCCATGCACACGCCGTCGTTGGCGGTGGCGCTCGGGCTCGCGGCTTCAATTCGAACGTTCTTGTCAACCAGATTGGCCACGCCCTGGTCGATGAGCAGGTATTGCGTGTTCCGTACCGGCGCGGTCGCGGTAATCTGCGGATTCGGCTGCCAGATGGTCTGGTTGAGAATACCGAAAACGATGCAGGCGACCGCCAGGAGGCCAAAGATCGGCGTCACCACGCCGCGCATGATTTTCGCGTGGCGCGTCGGCTCTTTCTTGGTGCGAGTCTGCTCTCGCTGTTCGTGTATGTCTGTCATATCTCTCCTATTCTAGCGCTGTATGCAGATTCAGCTTCTTGCCTGAGCGCATATACATTCGGCGAAATACATGCGCGCGGATATTCTTGGCAGGTATGACACAAGCCAAATCAGCAGGAATCCACAAACGGGCGGTGCGAGCCGTGGCCGCGATGTGCGTGGCCGCGACATGTTTTGCGTTCGCCGCCTGCGGAAATAGCAATACATCCGAATCCACCGAAAAATCTTCCGCATCTTCCTCCGCCGGCTCGGGCCTGACGAAGATCGAGGGCGTGAAGGACACCGCGAAGGTGGGCGAGAAGCCGGTCCTCGAGTTCAAGAAGCCGCTCAATGTTCCTGATAATTCCTATGCCATCTTGCAGGAAGGAGACGGCGAGGTAATTAAGCCAGGCAACCGCGTATGTGCACAGGGAATGGCCGTGGACGGTAAAACGGGCGATATCAAGATGAGCACTTGGGAGACCAACCAGATGGATTGCTCACTAGTGGCGCCTAAAAAAGGTGAAAAAACATCTGCGTTGCTGTCGGTGATTGATGGCCTCAAGCTTAACTCCACCGTAGTATTCGGCAGCAATGACAGCACCGCCGACTCATCCAATCTCATAGTGATGACACTCAAGTCGCAGTCCACTGACCTCACGAAGGCCGAGGGCACGAAGGTGAAGAACATTCCGTCGAATCTGCCGAAGGTGACGAACGCCGCCGACGGCAAACCCTCCATCGACATGAACGGCTACAAGGGCAGCGACAAGCTCGTGGTGCAGCCGCTCATCGAAGGCAACGGAGACAAGCTCGAATCGAACAGCTACGCAGTGGTCAAATACACCGGCTGGCTGCTCGACGGCAAGCAGTTCGACTCGTCGTGGGACCGCAATTCGACCTTCGACGTGAACATGCAGGGCGGCGTGATCGAGGGATGGCTCGAAGGACTCAAGGGCCAGAAGGTCGGTTCCGAGGTGCTGCTCGTGGTTCCGCCGTCGCTCGGGTATGGGGACCAGGCGCAGGGCGAGATCCCGGCGAACTCGACGCTCGTGTTCGTCGTCGACATTCTCGCGAAGTACTGATCGGCAACCTCGCATATCGCATTGATATGGAAGCGCCCCGTGGGTCTCAGGCCCACGGAGCGCTTCCATATTCGGGCAGATACCGGCCATCTAGAACAGGCGCAGTGCGCCATCATCGGTGCCCTTCATGTCGTCGTAATCGAGCAGCAGGCAGTCGAAACCGCGGTCCTTGGCAAGCACCTGCGCCTGCGGGGTGATCGTCTGTGCGGCGAAGATGCCGCGAACAGGGGCGAGCAGGGGGTCGCGGTTGAGCAATTCGCAATAGCGTGTGAGCTGTTCCACGCCGTCGATGCCGCCGTGCCGTTTGATCTCGATGGCCACATGCGTGCCGTCGGCGTCGATGGCCATGATGTCCACCGGGCCGATTGCGGTCGGGTATTCACGGCGCACGAGCTTGGCGCCCTCCCCTATGCGCTCGATCTGTTCGGCGAGATACCGCTGCAAGTGGTCTTCCACGCCATCTTTGCGCAGTCCCGGATCGGTTCCCAAATCGTGCGTCTCGTCGCTGTAGATGTGCTGCAGCGTCACTTCGAGCACATCGTTCGTTTTCGTGGACTGCACGCGAATGATCTTCTCCGGCGTGGGTGTTGCCGGGTCATCGTCGGCGTCCTGTGGGGTGATGTCTTTGATCGTGCACGGGGACAGCATCCAGTTGAGCGGCTTGTACGAGCCGATCTCCGAGAAGATGAGCAAGCTGTTGTCTGCCTTGATGAGCAGGACTCGTTTGGCGAGCGGAAGGGAGGCCGAAAGGCGTCCAGTGTATTCGGCGCAGCAGTCTGCAACAATGATTCGCATGCGCTCAAGGCTAGCGACCCCTCTCCCCCAACCCTGCTCGCCCATGCCTCTAACCGGTGATTGGTGTCGGATGCGGGGCCGCCCGGGAAGGCTTCGTCACTGGATCGCAAGCGCCCTTTACGTTCCTCAACCTTTCCGGGCGGCCCCGCATCCGACACCAATCACCGGCAGCAACGCCTCAAGACTTCCGCCAATTCCATACGTTGACGTGTGGTTGCCGTGGGACGGATTGGGCGGGCGGCAGGGTTGAGGAACGTAAAGGGCGCTTGCGATCCAGTGACGAGGCCCTGCCGCCCGCCCAATCCGGCCCACGGCAACCACCAAGGTCTGGGAATCGTTATCTGAACGGCATATTCTGTCACCCAATATGCGAGTGGGCCACCCGGAAAGCCCGAGTGGCCCACTGAAGGGATTGGCGTTGGGTCAGCCCACGATGCCGCTCTGGTCAGCGCCCTCCGCCTGGAACGCGATGGAACGCGCGTTTTCAACAACCACGGTGAGTTTGTTGGAGTCGAAGGAGATGAAGCCACCCGTCACTTCGAACGAGAACTTCTTGCCGTTCGGATCGGTGATGTCCAAACGACCTTCCTCGATCACCGAAAGCACTGGCTCATGGCCGGGCAGAATGCCCATGCCACCCGCGTAGGCGGGAACCACCACCTGCTTCGCCTCACCGCTCCAGACCGGGCGCTCCGACGAAACGATGTTCACTGCAATTGCTGCGCCTGTCATCAGTCACCGTATTCCTTCTGCATCTTGTGCCACTTCTTCTCGAGGTCCTCGATGCCGCCGATGCCCGAGAATGCCTGCTCTGGCACGTTGTCGTACACGCCGTCGCAGATGCGGGTGAAGGCCTCGATGGTCTCCTCCGCAGGCACGTAGGAGCCGGGGACGCCGGTGAACTTCTCGGCCACGTAGAAGTTCTGGCCGAGGAACTGCTCGATCTTGCGGGCGCGGTTCACTATGGTCTTGTCCTCTTCGCCGAGCTCGTCGATGCCGATGAGGGCGATGATGTCCTGAAGCTCCTTGTTGCGCTGCAGAATCGCCTTGACGCGGTTCGCGCAGTCGTAGTGCGCCTGGCCCACGTAACGCGGGTCGAGGATTCGCGAGGAGGAGGACAGCGGATCCACGGCCGGGTAGATGCCTCGCGAGGCGATGTCACGGGAAAGCTCCGTGGTGGCGTCCAAGTGGGCGAAGGTGGTGGCAGGGGCCGGGTCGGTGTAATCGTCGGCAGGCACGTAAATGGCCTGCAGCGACGTGATCGAATGGCCACGGGTCGAGGTGATGCGCTCCTGCAGGGAGCCCATCTCATCGGCCAGGT includes:
- a CDS encoding Rid family detoxifying hydrolase; its protein translation is MYENLQAVATTEAPSALGAYSQAVKANGFVFVSGQLGIDPSTGDLDGVTAASQAARALKNIKAILDAAGCGIEHVCRATIYLRNVEDFKEVDTEYAKVFTGTVKPARVAFGNNMIPKGALVEIDVIAVCPQN
- a CDS encoding F0F1 ATP synthase subunit epsilon, producing the protein MTGAAIAVNIVSSERPVWSGEAKQVVVPAYAGGMGILPGHEPVLSVIEEGRLDITDPNGKKFSFEVTGGFISFDSNKLTVVVENARSIAFQAEGADQSGIVG
- a CDS encoding GH36-type glycosyl hydrolase domain-containing protein → MELGEISSYPRGYKENGGIFCHNHPWISIANAEINNNDEAFNVYKRTCPAYTEEYSEIHRTEPYVYCQMVAGPEAPNPGEGKNSWLTGTAAWTFVDVSQHLLGVQPTFDGLKIEPHLPPNFGELHIERTWRGTRYIIDVTRTGEQSLTVDGQPVSGTVVPTAATGTEEVHVALTI
- a CDS encoding carbohydrate ABC transporter permease, whose protein sequence is MPAMIPGTDLFRNIARAFGAMKFWEALGGTFLVATIVSISTVFFSTLAGYSFSKLRFRGRNALLMLVVATMTIPQQLSVVPLYIMANKAGLFGSLWAVIIPGLVSAFGVFWMTQYIGDALPYELIEAARVDGCSMFCTFLHVAIPAARPAAAMLFLFTFIAQWTNYFWPMLILGPNKNKMLTVAAATLKGAYFTDYTIVMSGVVLTTAPLLLLFFFAGKQLVSGIMAGAVKG
- a CDS encoding FKBP-type peptidyl-prolyl cis-trans isomerase, producing the protein MTQAKSAGIHKRAVRAVAAMCVAATCFAFAACGNSNTSESTEKSSASSSAGSGLTKIEGVKDTAKVGEKPVLEFKKPLNVPDNSYAILQEGDGEVIKPGNRVCAQGMAVDGKTGDIKMSTWETNQMDCSLVAPKKGEKTSALLSVIDGLKLNSTVVFGSNDSTADSSNLIVMTLKSQSTDLTKAEGTKVKNIPSNLPKVTNAADGKPSIDMNGYKGSDKLVVQPLIEGNGDKLESNSYAVVKYTGWLLDGKQFDSSWDRNSTFDVNMQGGVIEGWLEGLKGQKVGSEVLLVVPPSLGYGDQAQGEIPANSTLVFVVDILAKY
- a CDS encoding tetratricopeptide repeat protein translates to MPEREIKPGISLAGAIDLEGLKHQVKAEPGQAGGAPAAGGYVIDVTQSNFQAVAQASATYPIVIFMWVPTDNRLFDMARELGDAVNGMDGKLQLARIDVSREPEIAQAFGVQGAPALFALIGGRPMPILQGMPQGDEMTQITTQVLPQLVQVAAQAGVTGTAPYITLQNADDGKEDTQKEPAVPPEHAEAHRLAQEGDYAGAADAYEQVLEREPDDELAKRERAKALLLARSANADVREAREKAAANPDDLDAQLAVADVDMIGGQIQDAFDRLLDYLAAHPDAVEPIRERMLEYFLIPEAADERLARARRRLATLMY
- a CDS encoding GH36-type glycosyl hydrolase domain-containing protein, producing the protein MAPKARAMFLNKSVPGIIAGMFVLYGEQYAQILEQFGEACGMGADEVANETAEVRKAIAEVRETTLTAGWDDAWFRRAYDANGNPVGTNEDSEGKIYIEPQGMCVMAGIGVDDGKAAKALESTKGATHLPLGHRDPRARILHLPHRVGRDLLIPTRL
- the nucS gene encoding endonuclease NucS; this translates as MRIIVADCCAEYTGRLSASLPLAKRVLLIKADNSLLIFSEIGSYKPLNWMLSPCTIKDITPQDADDDPATPTPEKIIRVQSTKTNDVLEVTLQHIYSDETHDLGTDPGLRKDGVEDHLQRYLAEQIERIGEGAKLVRREYPTAIGPVDIMAIDADGTHVAIEIKRHGGIDGVEQLTRYCELLNRDPLLAPVRGIFAAQTITPQAQVLAKDRGFDCLLLDYDDMKGTDDGALRLF